Proteins from a genomic interval of Desulfobacterales bacterium:
- a CDS encoding adenosine-specific kinase has protein sequence MEITTVKIENPAGLNFILGQSHFIKTVEDIYETMVTTVPMAKFAVAFCEASDVCLIRHAATDDALLELAQQNALNLSAGHSFIIFMKDLFPINVLNAIKNVPEVCRIFCATANPVEVIIAETELGRGILGVIDGYKSKGIENEADIEVRKEFLRKIGYKQ, from the coding sequence ATGGAAATCACTACCGTTAAAATCGAAAATCCGGCAGGACTCAATTTTATCCTGGGCCAGTCTCATTTTATCAAGACCGTTGAAGACATCTATGAAACCATGGTGACCACAGTCCCCATGGCAAAATTTGCTGTGGCCTTCTGCGAAGCATCAGATGTATGCCTGATCCGGCATGCTGCCACAGATGATGCCCTTTTGGAACTGGCACAGCAAAACGCCCTTAATCTATCTGCCGGGCACAGCTTTATTATTTTTATGAAGGATCTTTTCCCCATTAACGTCTTGAATGCGATTAAAAATGTGCCCGAAGTCTGTCGAATCTTTTGCGCCACTGCAAATCCGGTTGAGGTCATTATCGCTGAAACCGAGCTGGGACGCGGAATTTTGGGTGTCATTGATGGATATAAATCTAAAGGCATTGAAAATGAGGCGGATATCGAGGTTCGCAAGGAATTTCTGAGAAAAATCGGCTATAAACAATAA
- the moaA gene encoding GTP 3',8-cyclase MoaA, producing MQSEFDIMASKPSKLIDSCNRHLNYLRISITDRCNLQCRYCVPQELIPKLSHADILTYEEILRVVRVATRLGISKVRITGGEPLVRKGVYNFLHKLVATEGLKDVSLTTNGVYLNENIEKIQAAGISRINISLDTLSRSKYHDITGFDRFERVWQGIETAHRAGFYPIKLNIVALRGVNDDELVDMARLSFQSPFHVRFIEYMPIGQADFSPDPPLLVPEIKDRISVLGNLEPIREITHDGPAQRYQYTDAKGEVGFIPAISQHFCDRCNRLRLTASGQLRPCLLSDRQENLKKVIRENGSDNDLAQIFLNTVIHKPSNHNLAPQKSAHVCGQMRAIGG from the coding sequence TTGCAATCCGAATTCGACATAATGGCATCAAAACCATCCAAGCTAATTGACAGCTGCAACCGCCATTTGAATTACCTGCGAATATCCATAACCGACCGTTGCAACCTGCAGTGCCGTTATTGCGTGCCACAAGAATTAATTCCCAAACTGTCTCACGCTGATATATTGACCTACGAAGAGATCTTAAGGGTCGTTCGCGTGGCCACCCGTCTGGGTATATCTAAAGTACGCATTACCGGGGGTGAGCCGCTGGTCAGAAAAGGTGTTTATAATTTTTTGCATAAATTGGTTGCCACTGAAGGTCTCAAAGATGTGTCATTGACCACCAATGGCGTTTATTTGAATGAGAACATCGAAAAAATCCAGGCCGCCGGTATATCCAGAATCAATATCAGCCTTGATACACTCAGTCGATCGAAATATCACGATATTACCGGTTTTGATAGATTTGAACGGGTCTGGCAAGGAATCGAAACGGCCCATCGAGCGGGGTTTTACCCGATAAAGCTAAATATAGTCGCCTTGCGGGGCGTCAACGACGATGAGCTTGTTGATATGGCGCGCCTCTCTTTTCAATCTCCGTTTCATGTCCGCTTTATTGAATACATGCCCATCGGCCAGGCCGATTTTAGTCCGGATCCACCGCTACTGGTTCCGGAAATAAAAGATCGTATCAGCGTGCTCGGCAATCTGGAGCCGATACGGGAAATCACCCATGACGGGCCGGCCCAGCGTTATCAATATACAGATGCCAAGGGTGAGGTCGGTTTTATTCCGGCAATTAGCCAGCATTTTTGCGACAGATGCAATCGACTCAGACTGACTGCCAGTGGTCAACTCAGACCTTGCCTGCTGAGTGATCGTCAAGAAAATTTGAAAAAAGTGATCAGAGAAAATGGTTCGGACAATGATTTGGCGCAAATCTTTCTGAATACCGTCATACATAAGCCTTCAAATCATAACTTGGCGCCTCAAAAGTCGGCACATGTCTGTGGGCAAATGCGCGCCATCGGGGGATAA
- a CDS encoding M20/M25/M40 family metallo-hydrolase: MANFFEQLPDLVNKIKSLREIIITNIVLIGQTPAPTFREKKRSKLFMERLAEFQVDEVTTDGYRNPIGIIRGTDASKPPIFVLAHMDTFYEKNRPLNYTIKENTITGPGLLDNSLGVGVITSLPAIFKQLDISFESDIVLAGTIQSIGKGNLRGVRHLLKTWPTPIRGGICVEGIELGRLNYYSDGMIRGEIGCTISDERNRLNEYTPNAIIVVNEVINEIMNLKLSQRPRSRIVIGRINGGANHGRLAPEANLGFEIRSDSYKVVKNLFGEIRDIVEGIGHRYEADINLKTISNLRASRLKHNHPLVKQAASVLNALGIKPITKPTESALSIFLSRKIPAVTLGVTNGENRYKENATMEIEPMYRGIAQVIGVLKAIDSGVCDEH; this comes from the coding sequence ATGGCAAACTTTTTTGAACAATTACCCGACCTTGTCAATAAAATAAAATCTCTGCGCGAAATCATTATCACCAATATCGTGTTGATCGGCCAAACCCCGGCGCCGACATTTCGCGAAAAAAAGCGTAGCAAACTGTTCATGGAGCGCTTGGCCGAATTTCAGGTAGACGAAGTCACCACCGATGGCTATCGCAACCCGATCGGCATTATTCGTGGAACTGATGCCAGCAAGCCACCCATTTTTGTTCTGGCCCATATGGACACGTTTTATGAAAAAAATCGCCCGCTAAATTACACCATCAAAGAAAACACCATCACCGGCCCCGGGCTGTTGGACAACTCGTTGGGTGTCGGTGTGATCACATCTTTACCGGCCATATTTAAACAATTGGATATCTCTTTTGAATCCGATATTGTGCTGGCCGGTACCATCCAATCCATTGGCAAGGGAAATCTGCGCGGCGTCAGACATCTGCTAAAAACATGGCCCACTCCCATCAGGGGCGGCATCTGTGTTGAAGGCATTGAATTGGGACGCCTCAATTATTATTCGGATGGAATGATCCGGGGCGAAATTGGGTGCACTATTTCTGATGAAAGAAATCGACTGAACGAATACACACCCAATGCGATCATCGTTGTAAATGAGGTCATCAACGAGATCATGAACTTGAAGCTTTCCCAAAGGCCCCGGTCAAGAATCGTCATCGGGCGAATCAACGGTGGTGCCAATCACGGCAGACTGGCTCCCGAAGCAAATCTGGGGTTCGAGATACGCAGTGACTCCTATAAAGTCGTTAAAAATCTATTCGGAGAAATTCGAGACATTGTTGAAGGCATTGGTCACAGATATGAAGCCGATATTAATTTGAAAACCATCAGTAACCTGAGGGCTTCGCGCCTGAAGCACAACCACCCGCTGGTGAAACAGGCGGCATCGGTCCTAAACGCTTTGGGCATTAAACCGATTACCAAGCCGACAGAATCTGCGCTGTCTATTTTTCTTTCGCGCAAGATTCCAGCCGTTACGCTGGGCGTCACCAACGGCGAGAACCGCTACAAGGAAAACGCCACAATGGAAATTGAGCCCATGTACCGGGGAATTGCTCAGGTTATCGGCGTATTGAAGGCAATCGACAGTGGGGTGTGCGATGAACATTAA
- a CDS encoding glucosyl-3-phosphoglycerate synthase: protein MNIKWLEKNTFHYSDFKDLNRLVDAKSKKNLKISLCLPTLNEEKTIAKEIIIMKSELMTRYPLLDEIVVIDSGSNDRTCDIAQQYGADVYQASDILPHLEPYKGKGENLWKALFITKGDVIVYLDADIKNIHHRFAYGLLGPLLLNDDIKFVKAFYDRPISIGKKKMRPTGGGRVTELVIRPLFSLFFPELTQLIQPLSGEYAGFREVFERIPFPIGYGVETSMNMDIYEKWGLDVMAQVDLDRRIHRNQDTKALGRMAFVILKTFINRKIRMGLIDLRDELFTEMIQYNLVNDKYEPDIFKIEGHERPPIIEIPEYREKFEVDPQQMKEFQEA, encoded by the coding sequence ATGAACATTAAATGGCTTGAGAAAAATACGTTTCATTATTCGGACTTCAAGGATCTGAACAGATTGGTCGACGCAAAGTCCAAAAAGAACCTTAAAATTTCCCTGTGTCTGCCGACGCTTAATGAAGAAAAGACCATTGCCAAAGAAATCATCATCATGAAATCAGAGCTGATGACCCGCTATCCATTGCTGGATGAAATCGTGGTCATCGATTCCGGCTCAAACGATCGAACCTGCGACATTGCCCAGCAATACGGCGCTGATGTTTATCAGGCCTCTGATATCTTACCTCACCTGGAACCTTATAAAGGCAAAGGCGAAAATCTCTGGAAAGCCCTTTTTATTACCAAGGGGGATGTTATCGTTTACCTGGATGCCGACATCAAAAATATTCATCATCGCTTTGCGTATGGTCTGCTGGGCCCATTGCTGCTTAATGACGACATTAAATTTGTAAAAGCATTTTACGATCGGCCGATTTCAATCGGCAAAAAGAAGATGCGCCCCACCGGAGGCGGCCGTGTTACAGAGCTGGTTATCCGCCCGCTGTTTTCGTTATTTTTTCCAGAACTCACCCAATTAATTCAACCGCTTTCAGGAGAATATGCCGGTTTCCGCGAAGTATTTGAACGCATCCCGTTTCCCATCGGCTACGGGGTTGAAACCAGCATGAATATGGATATTTACGAAAAGTGGGGCCTGGATGTCATGGCTCAAGTCGATCTGGATCGTCGCATACATCGTAATCAAGATACCAAAGCCTTAGGGCGGATGGCCTTTGTCATTTTGAAAACCTTTATCAATCGCAAAATCCGCATGGGGCTAATCGATCTAAGAGATGAACTATTTACTGAGATGATTCAATACAACCTTGTTAATGATAAGTATGAACCTGATATTTTCAAAATAGAAGGTCATGAGCGGCCTCCAATCATTGAAATTCCTGAGTACCGTGAAAAATTCGAAGTTGACCCCCAACAGATGAAAGAATTCCAGGAGGCCTAA
- a CDS encoding FAD/NAD(P)-binding protein has translation MGFNFAIIGGGLTATTMLFQLVEKVRQENNQILAKLPQVQIQIFEKQDTFGPGFPHCDRNVMPFHITNMCAEDMGIVLDQPADFQRWVVHHHHRFKESPMWLANAANNPAPCNHYPRAIMGAYLKAKFQESYHKAQKLGLTVALHSQSEVIDIEEKRDKIHLTVKHLGSGSTFSCVADRVLIATGHWFEKMEGATYFPSPWPAENLLQKIPVGEKIAVIGTSLSAIEVVLTLTSDGHFIRDDFNQLVFVPPANPRRFVLYSRRGLLPKVRGKMGTYRNTFLTRENLDSLIAENQGYVKLEAVFELLSRELKAAYGHSIDWQAVLNPTRTPTDLLQQYLEDARKGDGPNGELIWQTVLYQSFDMVREIYLRLSLEDRAHFDREYTSVFFTHAATQPAINAEKILALMRCGLVDVIKLGKDYQFAKNDTKGVYDFLYPNNAGIQQRDTYTYVVDARGQAKSVQTDPSTFMKNLLGRGIVQIEEIQDVPLVDKRGASANQQKSKPQVYQTGSIWIDPYSHFIIRRVSGDKLDQSKTVYAVGAMTRGQIIDASMARGIVRSTATIAEGLIDYLKAS, from the coding sequence ATGGGCTTCAATTTTGCCATAATCGGCGGTGGGTTAACGGCAACCACGATGCTGTTTCAACTTGTCGAAAAAGTGCGGCAAGAAAATAATCAAATCCTGGCAAAGCTCCCACAAGTTCAAATTCAGATTTTTGAAAAACAAGATACCTTTGGACCCGGCTTTCCGCATTGTGATCGCAACGTCATGCCCTTTCACATTACGAACATGTGTGCCGAAGACATGGGTATTGTATTGGACCAACCAGCTGATTTTCAGAGATGGGTGGTCCATCATCACCATCGATTCAAAGAGTCTCCCATGTGGTTAGCTAATGCAGCCAACAACCCAGCCCCTTGCAACCATTACCCCCGTGCCATAATGGGCGCATATCTGAAAGCTAAATTTCAGGAGTCCTATCATAAAGCTCAAAAACTCGGTTTGACGGTTGCGCTTCATTCCCAGTCTGAAGTGATCGATATTGAGGAGAAACGCGATAAAATTCACCTGACCGTTAAGCATCTTGGATCTGGATCAACTTTCTCATGTGTCGCTGATCGTGTCTTAATTGCCACGGGCCACTGGTTTGAAAAGATGGAAGGAGCGACATACTTTCCCTCACCTTGGCCAGCGGAAAACTTGCTCCAAAAGATACCGGTCGGTGAAAAGATCGCTGTTATTGGAACCAGCTTAAGTGCCATCGAGGTTGTATTAACGCTCACCTCTGATGGACATTTTATTCGTGATGATTTTAATCAGCTGGTTTTTGTGCCGCCAGCTAATCCGAGACGGTTCGTGCTTTATTCCAGAAGAGGATTGTTGCCAAAGGTCAGGGGCAAGATGGGAACCTACCGCAACACGTTTCTGACGCGCGAGAATCTGGATAGCTTGATTGCTGAAAACCAGGGATATGTCAAGCTCGAGGCCGTTTTTGAGTTGTTAAGCCGTGAACTGAAAGCGGCATACGGCCACAGTATCGATTGGCAAGCAGTTCTAAATCCGACCCGTACACCGACTGATCTCTTACAGCAATATTTGGAAGACGCGAGAAAAGGAGATGGGCCGAATGGTGAGCTCATCTGGCAAACGGTGCTTTACCAGTCATTTGATATGGTCAGAGAAATTTATCTGAGATTATCTTTAGAAGACAGAGCGCATTTTGATCGTGAATATACCTCGGTTTTCTTTACCCATGCTGCTACTCAGCCTGCCATAAATGCTGAAAAAATTTTGGCCCTCATGCGGTGCGGACTTGTTGACGTCATCAAGCTGGGAAAAGATTACCAGTTTGCAAAAAATGACACCAAGGGCGTTTACGACTTTCTTTACCCAAATAATGCTGGGATTCAACAAAGAGACACATATACGTATGTTGTCGACGCCCGCGGGCAGGCGAAATCCGTCCAGACCGATCCTTCGACATTCATGAAAAATTTGCTGGGTCGGGGTATTGTTCAAATTGAAGAAATCCAAGACGTCCCACTTGTTGACAAACGAGGTGCCTCAGCCAATCAACAGAAATCGAAACCACAGGTTTACCAAACCGGTAGCATTTGGATCGATCCTTATTCCCATTTTATCATTCGACGGGTTTCTGGCGATAAGCTCGATCAATCGAAAACCGTTTACGCTGTTGGTGCCATGACAAGAGGTCAGATTATTGATGCGAGTATGGCGCGTGGTATCGTGCGGTCAACGGCCACAATTGCGGAAGGCCTGATCGATTATCTGAAAGCATCTTAG
- a CDS encoding PilZ domain-containing protein, producing MIDSEQRGAARVKHTANILLENLPAGTHYKAKMYNYSRGGMYFESDYAPLPGSEIYIGIERSPYDASPDIYRVQVRWRRELAAKNSDYTFGVGVKYHYPIEP from the coding sequence ATGATAGATTCAGAGCAACGCGGCGCGGCGCGTGTAAAGCACACCGCCAATATCCTGCTTGAAAATTTACCGGCAGGAACCCATTATAAAGCTAAAATGTATAACTACAGCCGCGGTGGTATGTATTTCGAGTCCGATTATGCGCCGCTGCCCGGATCTGAAATTTATATTGGCATCGAGCGTTCACCTTATGATGCCAGCCCTGATATCTATCGGGTGCAGGTTCGATGGCGCAGAGAGCTGGCCGCCAAAAATTCCGATTATACATTCGGTGTGGGCGTCAAATATCACTATCCCATCGAGCCCTAG